A region from the Benincasa hispida cultivar B227 chromosome 8, ASM972705v1, whole genome shotgun sequence genome encodes:
- the LOC120083688 gene encoding uncharacterized protein At1g08160-like, with protein sequence MRSTTTQGESSSSSTSSSVIRASNRSSYRRHGTVKRTRIIRIIGRSLLCVIFLVGVAILTCWLIVFPKTPRLRVETGKVTADGSTNRKLNATIVFTIKSYNPNKRASLHMDSMKMIVNDYMGQPFYSAIPTFTLMPRNETVLTPVIRVNFIYPFGRPVHSGWIHLELRFSAKISYIFNKWTSKPRLLEIYCNHLWLKINDSTPNFDNTKCKVDL encoded by the exons atGAGAAGCACTACTACACAAGGagaatcatcatcatcatcaacatcatcaTCCGTTATTAGGGCGTCAAACCGAAGCTCTTATAGGCGACATGGAACGGTAAAACGCACGAGAATCATAAGGATCATAGGAAGAAGCTTGTTGTGTGTAATATTTCTTGTTGGTGTTGCAATTCTCACATGTTGGCTTATTGTGTTCCCTAAAACCCCACGTCTTAGGGTGGAAACTGGCAAAGTCACAGCCGATGGTTCAACTAATAGAAAGCTCAATGCCACTATAGTTTTCACTATCAAAAGCTACAACCCTAACAAAAGAGCCTCCCTTCATATGGATTCTATGAAGATGATAGTCAATGACTATATGGGGCAACCATTCTACTCCGCTATCCCTACCTTCACGTTGATGCCCCGAAACGAGACCGTCTTGACGCCCGTCATCCGTGTCAACTTCATATACCCATTTGGGCGCCCCGTGCATTCGGGATGGATACATCTTGAGCTTCGCTTCTCAGCTAAAATCAG TTACATTTTCAACAAATGGACGTCGAAACCTCGATTACTCGAGATCTATTGTAACCACCTCTGGCTTAAGATCAATGATTCTACACCTAATTTTGATAATACCAAATGCAAAGTGGATCTCTGA